From a region of the Notolabrus celidotus isolate fNotCel1 chromosome 14, fNotCel1.pri, whole genome shotgun sequence genome:
- the pde9al gene encoding high affinity cGMP-specific 3',5'-cyclic phosphodiesterase 9A isoform X2, with translation MGSSSSSYAPKIIYLDVDGKVQKVVFSRHCSPCDIKELLCSSSNIPRNTAIMMVDPEGALVSIDPTMPPNSPNSLYKVVPLSTGQIGEKEDMFQNVLSQVADQFSRAFRINELKTEVTNRLAMLEKRVELEGLKVVEIEKCKNDLKKLRDEMTSRGGGRVNCPCKYNFSDDGKKVTPRRDVPNYPKYTLSQETVEALKKPTFDVWHWEHNEMLSCLEYMYHDLGLVKEFNMNPITLKRWLLAIQENYRNNPFHNFRHCFCVSQMMYGMINLCDLQEKLTLTDMGILMTAAVCHDLDHPGYNNTYQINARTELAVRYNDISPLENHHCAVAFQILSLPECNIFANVDPEAFKQIRQAIITLILATDMARHGEILDSFKHKVDNFDFTNEEHVTCLKMVLIKCCDISNEVRPTEVAEPWVDCLLEEYFMQSDREKSEGLPVAPFMDRDKVTKPTAQIGFIKFVLIPMFETVMKLFPQIEEIMVQPLRDSRDHYEELKQIDDAMTEGSSFVFRLRTDFKKVD, from the exons ATgggctccagctcctcctcctatGCCCCCAAAATCATTTACCTGGATGTGGATGGGAAAGTGCAAAAG GTAGTGTTCAGTCGGCACTGCAGTCCATGTGACATCAAGGAGCTCCTGTGTTCTTCATCCAACATTCCCAG GAACACTGCCATCATGATGGTGGATCCAGAGGGTGCTTTGGTCTCCATAGATCCCACCATGCCCCCCAACTCTCCAAA CTCTTTGTACAAAGTTGTCCCTCTGTCTACTGGGCAGATTGGAG AGAAGGAGGACATGTTTCAGAACGTGTTGTCCCAGGTGGCTGATCAGTTCAGCAG AGCATTTCGCATCAATGAGTTGAAGACTGAGGTGACCAACAGGCTGGCAATGCTGGAGAAAAGAGTGGAAC TGGAAGGCTTGAAGGTGGTAGAGATTGAAAAGTGTAAAAATGACCTGAAGAAGCTCAGAGATGAGATGACTTCAAGAGGTGGTGGCAG AGTAAACTGCCCATGCAAATACAACTTCTCGGACGATGGCAAGAAAGTCACTCCTCGACGAGATGTCCCCAATTACCCAAAG TACACACTGTCTCAGGAGACTGTGGAGGCGCTCAAGAAGCCAACATTTGATGTCTGGCACTGGGAGCATAATGAG ATGCTGAGTTGTTTGGAGTACATGTACCATGACTTGGGACTTGTGAAGGAATTCAACATGAACCCCATTACACTCAAACGCTGGCTG TTGGCCATTCAGGAGAACTATCGTAACAACCCTTTCCACAACTTCCGTCACTGCTTCTGCGTGAGTCAGATGATGTATGGCATGATCAACCTCTGCGACCTACAG GAGAAGCTGACTCTCACAGATATGGGTATTCTAATGACAGCTGCAGTGTGTCATGACCTGGACCACCCTGGCTACAATAACAC GTACCAAATTAATGCCCGCACAGAACTGGCAGTGCGCTACAATGACATATCACCACTGGAGAACCACCATTGTGCTGTGGCCTTCCAGATCCTCTCTCTGCCGGAGTGCAACATCTTTGCAAATGTGgatcctgaggcattcaaacAGATCCGACAG GCAATCATCACCCTCATTCTAGCCACAGACATGGCCCGACATGGCGAGATACTAGACTCCTTCAAGCACAAAGTGGACAATTTTGACTTCACCAATGAGGAGCATGTGacatgt CTGAAGATGGTTTTGATCAAGTGCTGCGATATTTCCAATGAAGTGAGGCCAACTGAGGTTGCAGAGCCGTGGGTGGACTGCCTACTGGAGGAGTACTTCATGCAG agtgacagagagaagtCGGAGGGCCTCCCCGTGGCTCCCTTTATGGACAGAGATAAAGTCACCAAACCCACTGCTCAGATTGGATTCATCAAGTTTGTGCTCATCCCAATGTTTGAGACTGTCATGAAG CTTTTCCCTCAGATTGAGGAAATCATGGTTCAACCTTTGAGAGACTCACGAGACCACTATGAGGAGTTGAAACAGATCGATGATGCCATGACAGAG GGGTCTTCTTTCGTGTTCAGATTaagaacagactttaaaaaagttgACTGA
- the pde9al gene encoding high affinity cGMP-specific 3',5'-cyclic phosphodiesterase 9A isoform X1, with protein MGSSSSSYAPKIIYLDVDGKVQKVVFSRHCSPCDIKELLCSSSNIPRNTAIMMVDPEGALVSIDPTMPPNSPNSLYKVVPLSTGQIGEKEDMFQNVLSQVADQFSRAFRINELKTEVTNRLAMLEKRVELEGLKVVEIEKCKNDLKKLRDEMTSRGGGRVNCPCKYNFSDDGKKVTPRRDVPNYPKYTLSQETVEALKKPTFDVWHWEHNEMLSCLEYMYHDLGLVKEFNMNPITLKRWLLAIQENYRNNPFHNFRHCFCVSQMMYGMINLCDLQEKLTLTDMGILMTAAVCHDLDHPGYNNTYQINARTELAVRYNDISPLENHHCAVAFQILSLPECNIFANVDPEAFKQIRQAIITLILATDMARHGEILDSFKHKVDNFDFTNEEHVTCLKMVLIKCCDISNEVRPTEVAEPWVDCLLEEYFMQSDREKSEGLPVAPFMDRDKVTKPTAQIGFIKFVLIPMFETVMKLFPQIEEIMVQPLRDSRDHYEELKQIDDAMTEAQKKKSENMSLGGKKK; from the exons ATgggctccagctcctcctcctatGCCCCCAAAATCATTTACCTGGATGTGGATGGGAAAGTGCAAAAG GTAGTGTTCAGTCGGCACTGCAGTCCATGTGACATCAAGGAGCTCCTGTGTTCTTCATCCAACATTCCCAG GAACACTGCCATCATGATGGTGGATCCAGAGGGTGCTTTGGTCTCCATAGATCCCACCATGCCCCCCAACTCTCCAAA CTCTTTGTACAAAGTTGTCCCTCTGTCTACTGGGCAGATTGGAG AGAAGGAGGACATGTTTCAGAACGTGTTGTCCCAGGTGGCTGATCAGTTCAGCAG AGCATTTCGCATCAATGAGTTGAAGACTGAGGTGACCAACAGGCTGGCAATGCTGGAGAAAAGAGTGGAAC TGGAAGGCTTGAAGGTGGTAGAGATTGAAAAGTGTAAAAATGACCTGAAGAAGCTCAGAGATGAGATGACTTCAAGAGGTGGTGGCAG AGTAAACTGCCCATGCAAATACAACTTCTCGGACGATGGCAAGAAAGTCACTCCTCGACGAGATGTCCCCAATTACCCAAAG TACACACTGTCTCAGGAGACTGTGGAGGCGCTCAAGAAGCCAACATTTGATGTCTGGCACTGGGAGCATAATGAG ATGCTGAGTTGTTTGGAGTACATGTACCATGACTTGGGACTTGTGAAGGAATTCAACATGAACCCCATTACACTCAAACGCTGGCTG TTGGCCATTCAGGAGAACTATCGTAACAACCCTTTCCACAACTTCCGTCACTGCTTCTGCGTGAGTCAGATGATGTATGGCATGATCAACCTCTGCGACCTACAG GAGAAGCTGACTCTCACAGATATGGGTATTCTAATGACAGCTGCAGTGTGTCATGACCTGGACCACCCTGGCTACAATAACAC GTACCAAATTAATGCCCGCACAGAACTGGCAGTGCGCTACAATGACATATCACCACTGGAGAACCACCATTGTGCTGTGGCCTTCCAGATCCTCTCTCTGCCGGAGTGCAACATCTTTGCAAATGTGgatcctgaggcattcaaacAGATCCGACAG GCAATCATCACCCTCATTCTAGCCACAGACATGGCCCGACATGGCGAGATACTAGACTCCTTCAAGCACAAAGTGGACAATTTTGACTTCACCAATGAGGAGCATGTGacatgt CTGAAGATGGTTTTGATCAAGTGCTGCGATATTTCCAATGAAGTGAGGCCAACTGAGGTTGCAGAGCCGTGGGTGGACTGCCTACTGGAGGAGTACTTCATGCAG agtgacagagagaagtCGGAGGGCCTCCCCGTGGCTCCCTTTATGGACAGAGATAAAGTCACCAAACCCACTGCTCAGATTGGATTCATCAAGTTTGTGCTCATCCCAATGTTTGAGACTGTCATGAAG CTTTTCCCTCAGATTGAGGAAATCATGGTTCAACCTTTGAGAGACTCACGAGACCACTATGAGGAGTTGAAACAGATCGATGATGCCATGACAGAG gcacagaagaaaaaatctgaaaatatgtCATTAGGCGGGAAGAAGAAGTAA